Within Haloterrigena turkmenica DSM 5511, the genomic segment GAGTTTCGCGGTGAGATCCTCGAGGTCAGTCCCCCACTCGATGAACGCTTCACGGAGTGCCTTGGGATCCTCAAGTGCTTCATCGGAGAGTGCACCGATACAGCGAGCGTCTCGCAAGATTGCCGGTGGATCCTCCAGCGACTCGAGACGACTGTCAGTGAGCACTCGGTTGAGCAATTGCGGCGAGGCTAACGCTGTCGCAAGACTCACCACATACTGCAGGGGCCCACTTGCCCGAACCGCGACCACGGCTTCCTCGCGATCAGCGTCGAAACTCACGTATCGAGTATGGTCAGGACCGTCCGTATGGTCCTCAAACGGGGCCTCAACAAGGGTGACCCCGCCGTCCTCTCCACAGCCAGCAGCGGCGGCATGCCCCGGACGGTCGAGGTAGGCCGTTCGGTAGGGGTTGCTGTCCTCTCCGCCGTCATGCCCCTCCCCTCGTGCGTGCGGGGTTACACGGCACTGTTGGGAGGATGTTCCGGTGTCGCTCACGGCCTCGGTCAGTTCCTGTTGCCGACCGTGTTGGGCGTCGAGCGTGGCGAGTAGCTGTCGACCGGCCTCGAGCAACTCGACAGTCCGATCATCGGCAGGGCCGAACTCAGCGACCAGTCCAAGCTCAGTGAGCGAGTTCGTCTCGGAGACCAAGAGCTGGGAGATCCGACTGCGATCGACGTCATGCATCGCCCGCAGCGCGTGCCGAGAGAGTGTCTGAGCGGGTTCGTCGGCGAGTTGCCGAAGGAGTTCGACCTTTCGGCCATCAGGATCCAGCGCCTCGAGGGCGTCGTCGACGCGGTCCCCAGCAGGATGGTGTGTCTCTCGCCATTCGCTCACGCCGGGGAGGTCTTCGCGGTGGTGCTGGGCAAGCCAGTGCTGGGTCCGTCCGGTTGCGATGATACGGACATCGAAGCCCGTTGCGAGGATGGCGAGTAGGCGACAGATTGGCTCTCGTTTCCGTCGAGGGGTGTTCTCAAATTCGCGGTCGATGGTGACTGCAAGCGTCGATGGCTGGTCGTCAGGAAGGTGGTCGGTGAAGAATTGAGCGGTCGCGAACAGGTCCTCGAGACTCGCATGACCTTGCCCGAGCGTTGGCACGAGATCGGCGGCAAGCCGCCACGCATCGCGACGGTTCCCGCGGGCGACCTCGAGGATTCTGGAGCGCAACCAGTAGGGGACGTTCTGCTCCTCGAGGGCGTCATAGCAGTCCGGGACGGTGCGGCCGTCGGCAAACCGGCGCACGGCACGGATGAACAGCTCTCGGATCGACTGCTGGGCGAACAGCTGGTCCCACAGCTCCGAGACAGGATCGGTGTCGATCTCGAGGGTGGCCTGTGGGGACAGCGGCGGCTGCTGGGTCGGTGTGAGTCCCGCGTCGGTCACGGTGGACTCTCCTCGAGTGGGAGCTGGGGGCGTGCTGACTGGCGAGTGGAGTGGCGTGCCATCGAGTCCTAGAGTCGAGTGCAGAGAGTGCGGACAGCTGAGCGCAGTGGCTCACCGGCTGTCGGCGTGAGTGCGTGTTAGCGGCTCACCGATCCGGGATGGGGATCGCCTCTGATTCGGCGGCCCTGTTGGAGGGTGGACTCGAATCCTGGATTTCGGGCTCGAGAGCGACGACTCGTGTCTGCTGGGTTGGCAGATCAGCGCGGGTGCCGAGCCTGCACTCGGCGAGGAGTTCCGTACAGCCACGTGTTGGCTCTGTGATGGTGTCGGGACTGCAGGCCACGCAGTAGGGTCGATAGATCGCCCAGCGGTCGGTGTCGGCTGGGCGGGAGGCAAGGACGGTCACGCGGTCGCCTTCGTACAGTCGGTACTCACAGTGTTGGCACGTGGTGGTGTCGTGGGGACCGACCGGGAACCCCTCGAGGAGTTGGGTAGGGGTGGTGACGACCTTCATTGGTCGTCACCCTCGAGTGCGTCGAGGAATGAGTTCGTGAGACTCGAGTAGAGGTGTTGAGTTGTAAAGCCGCGTTCGGCGGTGACGTACTCGATCCAGTCGTTGATGCACTGGTCGACCGCCTCGAGGTCGTAGCGGTAGGTACGGTCGCTGTTGTGGATGACGTGGATGGTCTCGTCGGTGGTTCGGTAGACGTGGTGTGCGTCTTCGGTGTCGATGCCAACGAGAATGTAGTCTGGTCGGGGGTCAGTGCGACTGCGAGCCGAAACCGTTTCGGTTGTGCGTGGTTGAATTGACATTGGTCTTGCCACAAGACCGAGGTCGGCTGTTGGCGCAGCCGGCCATGATTTTCCCTGGCAACCCTCGGTCTCTATTCTGTGTTATTTCGGCAACTCTATTAAACATATTGGTCGTAGGTTGTTACCCATAGGTTTTTGTCGATTGCCGCCCACTTATCAGGCACTAATGAGTAGAGCAACTCAACCTATGGATGCAGACAACATGCGAGATGCTGACTGGGCAATTGTAGACGTGCTTCGTGAAGGGAGAGCGAATGCGCCATTAATTGCTGAAGAGACGGGATATTCCTCGCAATATATTCGCGAGCGTCTTGGGCGGTTGAAGCAGGATAATATCGTTAAGCCGCTTGGTCACGGAATATATGAGGTTGTTCCTGAAGAGTTGCCAGATGAATAATTCACTGAAGAGACGCTTATGAGGCGAATTTGCCCCTAACGCAGCGCCAGACCGGGTCGCAAACACGACGACGTGATTGCCAATCACAGCGGCTTACGTAGATAAGGCAGCAACGGCAGCCGTGAAAGGACATCTCTCAATAACAAGCAACCTTGAGACCGGTATTAGGTACCTTTAATCTGGTTGCTTCACGGTCACGGACAAACTTCGCTACGAACCGTACACTGACCTCGACGACAAGTCAGACACGCACAACCACATTAGCCGACATCATGATCTCGGCGAGTTAGAGTTCGTCCCGGTTGTAGCCCTCAATCCGATTGCGATCTTGAGTTCGACACAGGATCAGTACTTCACAACTCGTCTACGCTGAGTCGGTCTAAAGTCTGACTTCTCTTATTGATCGGAGTGATCGATGTAGTTCACTCCGGAGATCGACGAGGAGCTGTCGCTGTCGGCGGCGGTCAGCCGCCGACGCGACGGCGTTGCCACTCTCTACACAGACTTGCTCGGTCAGTAACTACCGGTGGAACCGGTCGTCAGGAGGCCGGTTCGCGGGGACGGCCCGACGCACTGCGAGGGCCGCTCACGCCAGTTCGGAGTCGTCCATCGGAACGAGTACGTGATCGGGACTGTCCATACCGATCCCTACGAGCGACTGGACCTTCAGTCGTTTCATAGAGTCTCCGTTCCTGTCCGAACCCTTCTCGGTCCTCGGTCAGTCGGTCCGTCTCGTCGGTACGCGGCGATTCCAGGGCGAGCAGCGGCCGCGCTCACACTTTTCCGCCGCTGGATTGATGTCGATACCATGACTACGGACACAAATGCGACCGATCGTGACGAGGGCGAACGGATCGACGCGGCGGTGAGCCGGAGCGATCTCGTCCACGAGCGGCTCCGCGAGTCGCCGGTCGAACGGTGGCTCCTGCTCGACGGGAACCGATACATCATCACGGCGCTATTCTCGCTGGTCGTCTTCATCGCGTGTGCGAGCATCGGCTTCGCCGGATACATCCCAGTCACTGATCCCGCCACCGCGACCACGCTCGTCGCGGCGATCGTCGGCGGGACTCTTCCGTTCATCACGATCGTGCTCGCGATCAACCAGCTGGTGCTTTCGCAGGAACTGGGCTGGCCCGGCGATCTCTCTGACCGGTTCGAGAAAATGGTGACCTACCGGCAGGAGGTCGAATCGTTGACGGAAACATCGGTCAGTCCGGCGGCCCCCGCCGACTTCCTTCAGCTGCTCGTCGACACCGTTATCGATCGAACCGCGCGACTGGACCTGGCCACCGGCCGGCTGGCCGATCCTGACCGCGCTGTCGTCAGGGGATTCGTCGAAGCGGTCGAATCCGAGGGCGAACTCGTCTCGGCGTCACTTGAGGGGGCGGACTTTGGGACCTTCGACGCGCTGTCGGCGGTACTCGGCCACTTTAACGGGGCGCACCTGTACGCGGCCCGGCAGATCCGTGCCCATTACGCCGACGACCTCTCGGCCGACGACCTCGAGGTCTTCGACTCGCTCGTCGAGTTACTCGGGCAGCTCGCGATCGCTCGTCAGACGTTCAAGACGCTGTACATGCAGTACGAACTCGCACACCTCTCGAAGGTTTTGCTGGTTGTCGGCTTCCCAACGCTGCTGGGCGGTGGGATTTTCATGATGACGTATCCGACGATTATCGAGACCGTCGGGACGCCATCAATGCTCGTTCTCATCGTCAGTGGCGTCGTCACCTTCGTCTTCCTTCCGTTTACCGTCCTACTGGTCTACACGTTCCGAATCGCCTCGATCGCGTCGCGAACTGCCGACTTCGGCCCGTTCGTGCCGCGCGTCGACTTCGAGGAGGCGGTGACCCTCGAGGACGAAGGTGAGTAACACATTAAGTCACACAGGAGCAGTTGCGGGAATCAGTGCTGATACTGGTGGTAGATAGAGAGTCGCTGGACTCTGTACGCATGGCCCGACGGCCGTGGGAACGTGCTCACGCGCGAGTACGAGGACCTGTTCACGGTCGTCACCGAGCGCAGCGACAACGGAACCGGTCGCCTTCGAGTTGGAACAGCCGCTTACGTCGACGACTGTGAGGGTTGGCAGTTCCACGGCGCGAACGGCATCTACGCCGATATCCCGTTCGAAGAGCGGGAGTTGACCGACGCCGAACGCGCCTACTGTGACGAGCACCCGATGTACCGCGATACCGAGAGCGTCGTCGAATTCGACCTACCAACTCCCGAGGCGCTCCGGGCGGCGATCGTCGACCAGGACCTCGAACGCTTTGGCTGTCTCGAGGCGATCATCGAAGACGCCGACCGCCGACACGACGTACTCACTGGGTTGCAGGAACGGATCGCCAGCGAACACGTGCGATCGAACCAGCATTATCAGTAGATAGTAGCGCGGTTTCTTTATTCAGTCTCGAACCTGAAACTGAATCGGGCGATTCGGTAACTACGTGTGCTTACTGATCGAAACCCGTGCTGTTAACCAACTAATGTATTCTTTCTTGGTAAGCGTGATACAACCAACTCGCCCTCCCGTACAGCGACGAAATCGATCCTAATCGCATTGTTGCTATGTCATGAAGGGTGTGATCGATGCGATATTCTGGGCCACTGTTGCTACCCGGAGAATAAACGCTATCAGGAGCGCAAGAGGGATGAGACTAACCACAACCGTCAGGAGGGTGAAAACGAATATCGTTGGCAGAGGGGCAGCCACCGTGGGAAAGGTAGCGAGCTGGATGAGTAACGCGACTGGGAGAGAAATAGCCAGCACACCAACGTACAGGAGCGAGCGAGAGAGCTTCGCGAGTTCTTCTTTTATGAATGTGGTCGTAAAGTACTGTCGAGCGATGTCGAGATTCTTCAAATCCGCGCTCAAGGAATCGAGCGTGGAGAGCAGCTGTTCATGCTCATCCCCCTCGTAATCCGACTCGAGCTGATGGCATTCATGAATGTGGGTCGCGTATTCGATGCCAAGGAGGGGAACGATCACCGAAGAGAGCTTATCCGGTCCTGTCCCGAGCTCCTCGCTAATCTGGGCACATTCCTCCGGTAGCTCATCGATAAG encodes:
- a CDS encoding HTH domain-containing protein, producing the protein MTDAGLTPTQQPPLSPQATLEIDTDPVSELWDQLFAQQSIRELFIRAVRRFADGRTVPDCYDALEEQNVPYWLRSRILEVARGNRRDAWRLAADLVPTLGQGHASLEDLFATAQFFTDHLPDDQPSTLAVTIDREFENTPRRKREPICRLLAILATGFDVRIIATGRTQHWLAQHHREDLPGVSEWRETHHPAGDRVDDALEALDPDGRKVELLRQLADEPAQTLSRHALRAMHDVDRSRISQLLVSETNSLTELGLVAEFGPADDRTVELLEAGRQLLATLDAQHGRQQELTEAVSDTGTSSQQCRVTPHARGEGHDGGEDSNPYRTAYLDRPGHAAAAGCGEDGGVTLVEAPFEDHTDGPDHTRYVSFDADREEAVVAVRASGPLQYVVSLATALASPQLLNRVLTDSRLESLEDPPAILRDARCIGALSDEALEDPKALREAFIEWGTDLEDLTAKLAAGEYEDRDRFRSEIMRSAHGLAGSIVHLFDALEIDITRELRVPSGLDTNSLTELATSISISTAIQSKYGAFASYRQLFESREEKRHTALSPTVDADNPLGTLIGSVVVRGEDVHRLHQSLEEALERPAAVVDDAPEFAIHVSLSTVDRTGYTVAATRILQDKNLRPTRDAVSLLHAVTNSPYATARALQQLATEDDSRELRLDELRYALGTLDPEQLLSALPPTVGRIVQTLLTAENRLSQRDLADRAGVSARTIRNYRDHLEALDLIRVDETGYRLVLSFQTSTERRDPVVPIVLKENQTLLDAADAFLESILPPARYGDPDDPLGSVLFWPPDPSRLLDHHRVGSWLRLAAALTATGSTRSNRTVRMGPPLTQQALCA
- a CDS encoding winged helix-turn-helix transcriptional regulator; this encodes MSRATQPMDADNMRDADWAIVDVLREGRANAPLIAEETGYSSQYIRERLGRLKQDNIVKPLGHGIYEVVPEELPDE